Genomic DNA from Trichoderma asperellum chromosome 5, complete sequence:
AAGTACTTTCGTACCTGTATATTCCAGGGTCCGGCCAAAAAAAGCTAGGCAGGTGGCTGTTTTTTCAGGTGGGGcacaactttttttctttggtaGCACTTCCAAACCTCCAAGAACTTTCTACGAAACTACACAATAAACGAATACAACGTTTGTTTCGGCCATATATCAGCATAGCTCCACATTAAAATCACAATGCCTTCCGTCAAGAACCCCAATCGCCCCTCAAAGAACAGGCTCGCCGCCCGTGctgccaaagccaagaaagcGAACCAGAAGCGCGCCGACCCAGCCAACCGAAGCAAGATCACCAAGGCGGACAAGACGAGAGGCGCAAGACCTGGTCTGCTGCCGACAAGCGGACCGAGGGCTCAAGTTAGCgccaagaaggcgaggaagctggagaagaagatgggttATGCGCTCAAGAGACAGATGGAGGCCgagggagaggcagagatgaAAGGTACGTTTGGACATGACGATTTGAAGATTTAGCGCCATGAAATGATGGAATGGGGCGAGAAA
This window encodes:
- a CDS encoding uncharacterized protein (EggNog:ENOG41) — its product is MPSVKNPNRPSKNRLAARAAKAKKANQKRADPANRSKITKADKTRGARPGLLPTSGPRAQVSAKKARKLEKKMGYALKRQMEAEGEAEMKDAPVVEEKAAQEGEDVEIQ